The following proteins come from a genomic window of Malus sylvestris chromosome 4, drMalSylv7.2, whole genome shotgun sequence:
- the LOC126617609 gene encoding guard cell S-type anion channel SLAC1, whose amino-acid sequence MDKRPVTSPSFRNSHFVDIHEVLPEEEEEEEEGIAREAEKADNSFSRNTKINRQMKRSDGSFSRQLSLETGFSVLRSESKAKDWRKVNLPRSGRSFGGFDSVTRVGMEGRRGDFSIFKTKSSNLSKQNSLLPTRKERDVESQRTNDGYGGVDESANESVPAGRYFAALRGPELDQVKDYEDILLPKDEKWPFLLRFPIGCFGICLGLSSQVVLWHALATSPATKFLNISPFINLALWLLAVSVLFCVSFTYIFKCIFYFEAVKREFFHPVRVNFFFAPWVVCMFLVLGVPPALAPGKLHPAICIFMAPYFLLELKIYGQWLSGGKRRLCKVANPSSHLSVVGNFVGAILAAKVGWDEAAKFLWAVGFAHYLVVFVTLYQRLPTSEALPKELHPVYSMFIAAPSAASIAWETIYGGFDGLSRTCYFIALFLYVSLVVRINFFTGFRFSVAWWSYTFPMTTFSVATIKYAEQVPSVPSKGLAVILSLLSSAMVSVLFVSTLLHAFVWQTLFPNDLAIAITKTRLGKEKKPFKRAYDIKRWTKQALTKNNLVTKDTDEAKEED is encoded by the exons atggataaAAGACCAGTTACTTCTCCGAGTTTCCGTAACTCACATTTCGTCGATATCCATGAAGTTCtgccagaagaagaagaggaagaggaggagggaaTTGCAAGAGAGGCCGAGAAAGCGGATAACTCATTTAGCAGAAACACTAAAATTAATAGACAGATGAAGAGAAGTGACGGGAGTTTCAGTAGGCAACTTTCACTTGAAACTGGTTTTTCAGTTCTTAGAAGTGAGtccaaggctaaagattggAGGAAGGTTAATCTTCCGAGAAGTGGAAGAAGTTTCGGAGGTTTCGATTCGGTTACTAGGGTTGGCATGGAAGGAAGGAGAGGAGACTTCAGTATCTTCAAGACCAAGTCATCAAATCTGAGTAAGCAGAACTCTTTGTTGCCTACGAGAAAGGAAAGAGATGTGGAGTCTCAGAGGACTAATGATGGCTATGGAGGAGTTGATGAATCTGCTAATGAAAGTGTTCCTGCTGGGAGATACTTTGCTGCCCTTAGAGGACCTGAGCTCGACCAAGTCAAG GATTATGAGGATATACTCCTCCCAAAAGATGAGAAATGGCCCTTTCTCCTCAGGTTTCCAATTGGATGCTTTGGTATTTGTCTTGGCCTTAGTAGCCAAGTTGTCTTATGGCATGCTCTTGCTACTAGCCCAGCGACCAAGTTTCTGAACATTTCACCCTTCATAAATCTTGCACTTTGGCTATTAGCAGTGTCAGTCCTGTTCTGTGTCTCCTTCACCTACATCTTCAAATGCATTTTCTACTTTGAAGCAGTGAAAAGAGAGTTTTTCCACCCCGTTCGGGTCAACTTCTTCTTCGCCCCTTGGGTTGTCTGCATGTTCTTAGTGCTCGGAGTACCACCTGCACTAGCCCCAGGTAAACTTCACCCTGCCATTTGCATCTTCATGGCACCCTATTTTCTTCTTGAGCTCAAGATCTACGGACAGTGGCTTTCGGGCGGGAAAAGAAGGCTCTGTAAGGTGGCCAATCCATCTTCTCATCTCTCAGTAGTTGGCAACTTTGTAGGGGCAATTTTAGCTGCCAAGGTTGGGTGGGATGAGGCTGCCAAGTTTTTGTGGGCGGTTGGCTTTGCACATTATCTTGTGGTTTTTGTTACTTTGTATCAGAGACTACCAACAAGTGAAGCATTGCCTAAGGAGCTCCACCCTGTGTATTCCATGTTTATTGCAGCCCCATCGGCCGCAAGCATTGCTTGGGAAACCATTTATGGGGGGTTTGACGGGTTGTCAAGGACCTGCTACTTCATTGCATTGTTTCTCTATGTTTCACTGGTTGTGAGGATCAACTTCTTCACAGGGTTTAG ATTTTCAGTGGCTTGGTGGTCTTACACCTTTCCTATGACAACTTTCTCAGTAGCCACCATCAAGTACGCAGAACAAGTACCATCAGTTCCAAGCAAGGGACTTGCAGTCATTCTTTCTCTCCTGTCGTCTGCAATGGTGTCCGTATTGTTTGTCTCCACTCTTCTTCATGCCTTCGTTTGGCAAACGTTGTTTCCAAACGATCTCGCCATTGCCATAACAAAGACAAGACTTGGCAAGGAGAAGAAACCCTTCAAAAGAGCCTATGATATAAAGCGTTGGACAAAGCAGGCCCTAACCAAGAACAATCTGGTAACCAAGGATACAGATGAAGCTAAAGAAGAGGACTAG